A section of the Stenotrophomonas sp. 364 genome encodes:
- a CDS encoding crotonase/enoyl-CoA hydratase family protein: MSAVHPFAPRPQLHPTLRITEEAHRDVYWIHMHANLVDNPGRPCFASRLVDDIVGYQRELGERLSISHALSPHVVLASDSDVFNLGGDLELFCRLIREGDRPRLLDYAQRCVRGVHAFHAGLGVRAHSIALVQGNALGGGFEAALSCHTIVAEEGVLMGLPEVLFDLFPGMGAYSFMCQRISPRLAEKIMLEGNLYTARQLHEMGLVDVVVPVGEGVAAVERVIKDSKRIPHAWAAMREVSEVSSMVPLHEMMRITEIWVDTAMQLGEKSLRTMDRLVRAQGRRNGDAG; this comes from the coding sequence ATGTCTGCAGTCCATCCCTTTGCCCCCCGCCCGCAGCTGCACCCGACCCTGCGCATCACCGAAGAAGCGCACCGTGACGTGTACTGGATCCACATGCACGCCAACCTGGTCGACAACCCCGGCCGCCCCTGCTTCGCTTCGCGGCTGGTGGACGATATCGTGGGCTACCAGCGCGAGCTCGGCGAGCGCCTGAGCATCTCCCACGCGCTGTCCCCGCACGTGGTGCTGGCCTCGGACAGTGATGTGTTCAACCTGGGTGGCGACCTGGAACTGTTCTGCCGCCTCATCCGCGAGGGCGACCGCCCGCGCCTGCTCGACTATGCCCAGCGCTGCGTGCGTGGGGTGCACGCGTTCCACGCCGGCCTGGGCGTGCGTGCGCACAGCATCGCGCTGGTGCAGGGCAACGCGCTCGGCGGTGGCTTCGAGGCGGCCCTGAGCTGCCACACCATCGTGGCCGAGGAAGGCGTGCTGATGGGCCTGCCCGAAGTGCTGTTCGACCTGTTCCCGGGCATGGGCGCCTACTCCTTCATGTGCCAGCGGATCAGCCCGCGCCTGGCCGAGAAGATCATGCTGGAAGGCAACCTCTACACCGCACGCCAGCTGCACGAGATGGGCCTGGTGGACGTGGTGGTGCCGGTCGGTGAAGGCGTCGCCGCGGTCGAACGGGTGATCAAGGACAGCAAGCGCATTCCGCACGCCTGGGCGGCCATGCGCGAAGTGTCGGAAGTGTCCAGCATGGTGCCGCTGCACGAAATGATGCGGATCACCGAGATCTGGGTCGACACGGCCATGCAGCTGGGCGAAAAGTCGCTGCGTACGATGGACCGGCTGGTGCGTGCACAAGGACGGCGCAATGGTGATGCCGGCTGA
- a CDS encoding long-chain fatty acid--CoA ligase produces the protein MSLERPWLQSYPNGVPAEIDVNEFASVSAVFDTSVAKYRDRPAYSSFGKQLTYGETDALVEQFAAYLLGELQLKKGDRVALMMPNCLQYPVATFGVLRAGLTVVNVNPLYTARELKHQLVDSGAAVLVVVDNFGDTVQQVIADTPIKQVITTGLGDMLGAKGLLVNFVLKYIKKMVPNYSIRGAVRFNQALKLGSRHTLPKVEIDHEDVAFLQYTGGTTGVAKGAMLTNRNLIANMQQASAWLSTSGIEPGKEVIITALPLYHIFALTANGLVFMKFGGCNHLITNPRDMKGFVKELKATRFTAITGVNTLFNGLLNTPGFDEIDFSTVKFTLGGGMAVQRAVAERWKKATGVTLVEAYGLTETSPAACINPLNLAEYNGAIGLPIPSTDACVKDDNGKTLTPGEVGELCIKGPQVMKGYWQRPEETAQAIDADGWLHTGDMARMDEHGFFYIVDRKKDMILVSGFNVYPNEVEDVIAMMPGVLEVAAVGVPDEKSGEVVKVVIVKKDPNLTAEMVKEHARANLTGYKHPRIVEFRKELPKTNVGKILRRELRDTPAP, from the coding sequence ATGAGTCTGGAACGTCCCTGGCTGCAGAGCTATCCCAACGGCGTACCTGCCGAGATCGACGTCAACGAGTTCGCTTCGGTCTCTGCCGTGTTCGATACCTCGGTGGCCAAGTACCGCGACCGTCCCGCCTACTCCAGTTTCGGCAAGCAGCTCACCTACGGTGAAACCGACGCGCTGGTCGAGCAGTTCGCTGCCTACCTGCTCGGCGAGCTGCAGCTCAAAAAGGGCGATCGCGTCGCCCTGATGATGCCCAACTGCCTGCAGTACCCGGTGGCCACCTTCGGCGTGCTGCGCGCCGGCCTCACCGTGGTCAACGTCAACCCGCTGTACACCGCGCGCGAGCTCAAGCACCAGCTGGTGGATTCGGGCGCCGCGGTGCTGGTGGTGGTCGACAACTTCGGCGACACCGTCCAGCAGGTCATTGCCGACACCCCGATCAAGCAGGTCATCACCACCGGCCTGGGCGACATGCTCGGCGCCAAGGGCCTGCTGGTGAACTTCGTGCTGAAGTACATCAAGAAGATGGTGCCCAACTACAGCATCCGCGGCGCGGTGCGGTTCAACCAGGCGCTCAAGCTGGGCAGCCGCCATACCCTGCCCAAGGTCGAGATCGACCACGAGGATGTGGCCTTCCTGCAATACACCGGCGGCACCACGGGCGTGGCCAAGGGCGCCATGCTCACCAACCGCAACCTGATCGCCAACATGCAGCAGGCCTCGGCGTGGCTGTCCACGTCCGGCATCGAGCCGGGCAAGGAAGTGATCATCACGGCGCTGCCGCTGTACCACATCTTCGCATTGACGGCGAACGGCCTGGTCTTCATGAAGTTCGGTGGCTGCAACCACCTGATCACCAACCCGCGCGACATGAAGGGTTTCGTCAAGGAGCTCAAGGCCACCCGCTTCACCGCCATCACCGGCGTCAACACGCTGTTCAACGGCCTGCTCAACACGCCCGGTTTCGACGAGATCGACTTCTCGACCGTGAAGTTCACCCTGGGCGGCGGCATGGCCGTGCAGCGCGCGGTTGCCGAGCGCTGGAAGAAGGCCACGGGCGTGACGCTGGTGGAAGCCTATGGCCTCACCGAAACCTCACCGGCCGCCTGCATCAATCCGCTCAACCTGGCCGAGTACAACGGCGCGATCGGCCTGCCGATCCCGTCCACCGATGCGTGCGTCAAGGATGACAACGGCAAGACCCTGACCCCGGGCGAAGTGGGCGAGCTGTGCATCAAGGGCCCGCAGGTGATGAAGGGCTACTGGCAGCGGCCGGAAGAAACCGCCCAGGCCATCGACGCCGACGGCTGGCTGCACACCGGCGACATGGCGCGGATGGACGAGCACGGCTTCTTCTACATCGTCGACCGCAAGAAGGACATGATCCTGGTGTCCGGCTTCAACGTGTACCCCAACGAGGTCGAAGACGTCATCGCGATGATGCCCGGCGTGCTCGAAGTGGCCGCAGTCGGCGTGCCTGATGAGAAGTCCGGCGAAGTGGTCAAGGTGGTCATCGTCAAGAAGGACCCGAACCTGACCGCCGAGATGGTCAAGGAACACGCCCGGGCCAACCTGACCGGTTACAAGCACCCGCGGATCGTGGAGTTCCGCAAGGAACTGCCGAAGACCAACGTCGGCAAGATCCTGCGCCGCGAACTGCGCGATACGCCTGCCCCGTAA
- the acnA gene encoding aconitate hydratase AcnA, with translation MSDSFSTRSQLDVGGTTYDYFSLPKLGQQFDISRLPYSMKILLENLLRHEDGGATVGRDHIEAVARWNPTAEPDIEIAFMPARVVLQDFTGVPCVVDLAAMRDAVVKLGGRPEQINPQIPSELVIDHSVQVDVFGTPDALDLNGKIEFQRNMERYGFLRWGQKAFDNFKVVPPNTGIVHQVNLENLARVVMTADKDGTPVAYPDTVFGTDSHTTMINGIGVLGWGVGGIEAEAAMLGQPSSMLIPQVVGFKLTGKLPEGATATDLVLTVTQQLRKHGVVGKFVEFFGEGLQHLPLADRATIGNMAPEYGATCGIFPIDEESLNYLRLSGRSEEQIALVEAYAKAQGLWHDAQTTHASYSATLELDMGTVKPSLAGPKRPQDRVLLEDVKQNYRDSLVGLTTNRDKRTEDVSNFVNEGGGAAVGNEQLAKGYSDVELDGTTFRLKDGAVVIAAITSCTNTSNPAVMIGAGLLARNAAAKGLDRKPWVKTSLGPGSRVVTDYLEKAGVLTELEKIGFYVVGYGCTTCIGNSGPLPAEVSAGIAAGDLVVTSVLSGNRNFEGRVHPEVKMNYLASPPLVVAYAIAGTTDIDLTTEPLGKDRDGNPVYLRDIWPSNKEIGDVIAATIGPEMFKQNYADVFKGDTRWNTIASPDGDLYAWDGASTYIKNPPYFDGMTMQVGHVDDVHGARVMGLFGDSITTDHISPAGNIKKDSPAGRFLQERGVQPADFNSYGSRRGNDDVMVRGTFANIRIKNLMFGGEEGGNTLYFPAGGGEPQKLAIYDAAMKYKADGVPLVVFAGKEYGTGSSRDWAAKGTNLLGVKAVITESFERIHRSNLVGMGVLPLQFKAGENAQSLGLDGSETIDITGLNDGASKTATVTATKADGTAKTFEVHVMLLTPKEVEYFKHGGLLQYVLRQLAAKG, from the coding sequence ATGAGCGATTCGTTCTCCACCCGCAGCCAGCTGGACGTCGGCGGCACGACCTACGACTACTTCAGCCTGCCCAAGCTCGGACAGCAGTTCGACATCTCCCGCCTGCCCTACTCGATGAAGATCCTGCTGGAGAACCTGCTCCGGCACGAGGACGGCGGCGCCACGGTCGGCCGCGACCACATCGAGGCGGTGGCCCGCTGGAACCCGACCGCCGAGCCGGACATCGAGATTGCCTTCATGCCCGCGCGCGTGGTCCTGCAGGATTTCACCGGCGTGCCCTGCGTGGTCGACCTGGCTGCGATGCGTGATGCGGTGGTCAAGCTGGGCGGCCGCCCGGAACAGATCAATCCGCAGATTCCGTCGGAGCTGGTGATCGACCATTCGGTGCAGGTGGACGTGTTCGGCACGCCCGACGCGCTGGACCTCAACGGCAAGATCGAATTCCAGCGCAACATGGAGCGCTACGGCTTCCTGCGCTGGGGCCAGAAGGCCTTCGACAACTTCAAAGTGGTGCCGCCGAACACCGGCATCGTCCACCAGGTAAACCTGGAGAACCTGGCGCGCGTGGTGATGACCGCCGACAAGGACGGTACGCCGGTCGCCTACCCCGACACCGTGTTCGGCACCGACAGCCATACCACCATGATCAACGGCATCGGTGTGCTCGGCTGGGGCGTGGGCGGCATCGAGGCCGAGGCGGCCATGCTCGGCCAGCCCTCCTCGATGCTGATCCCGCAGGTGGTGGGCTTCAAGCTCACCGGCAAGCTGCCCGAGGGCGCCACCGCCACCGACCTGGTGCTCACCGTTACCCAGCAGCTGCGCAAGCATGGCGTGGTCGGCAAGTTCGTCGAGTTCTTCGGCGAAGGCCTGCAGCACCTGCCGCTGGCCGACCGCGCCACGATCGGCAACATGGCCCCGGAATACGGCGCCACCTGCGGCATCTTCCCGATCGACGAAGAATCACTGAACTACCTGCGCCTGTCCGGTCGCAGCGAAGAGCAGATCGCGCTGGTCGAGGCCTACGCCAAGGCGCAGGGCCTGTGGCACGACGCGCAGACCACGCACGCCAGCTACAGCGCCACGCTGGAACTGGACATGGGCACGGTCAAGCCGTCGCTGGCCGGCCCCAAGCGCCCGCAGGACCGCGTGCTGCTGGAAGACGTCAAGCAGAACTACCGCGACAGCCTGGTGGGGCTGACCACCAACCGCGACAAGCGCACTGAGGATGTCTCCAACTTCGTCAACGAAGGCGGCGGCGCGGCGGTCGGCAACGAACAGCTGGCCAAGGGCTACAGCGATGTGGAACTGGACGGCACGACATTCCGCCTGAAGGATGGCGCGGTGGTGATCGCCGCGATCACCTCGTGCACCAACACCTCCAATCCGGCGGTGATGATCGGTGCAGGCCTGCTCGCGCGCAACGCGGCCGCCAAGGGCCTGGACCGCAAGCCGTGGGTAAAGACTTCGCTTGGCCCAGGCTCGCGCGTGGTCACCGATTACCTTGAAAAGGCCGGTGTGCTCACCGAGCTGGAAAAGATCGGCTTCTACGTGGTCGGCTACGGCTGCACCACCTGCATCGGCAACTCCGGCCCGCTCCCGGCCGAAGTGAGCGCCGGGATCGCCGCCGGCGACCTGGTGGTGACCTCGGTGTTGTCGGGCAACCGCAACTTCGAAGGCCGCGTGCACCCGGAAGTCAAAATGAACTACCTGGCCAGCCCGCCCCTGGTGGTGGCCTACGCGATTGCCGGCACAACCGACATCGACCTGACCACCGAGCCGCTGGGCAAGGACCGCGACGGCAACCCGGTGTACCTGCGCGACATCTGGCCGAGCAACAAGGAAATCGGCGATGTGATCGCCGCAACCATCGGGCCGGAGATGTTCAAGCAGAACTACGCCGACGTGTTCAAGGGCGACACCCGCTGGAACACCATCGCTTCGCCGGACGGCGACCTGTACGCATGGGACGGCGCATCGACCTACATCAAGAATCCGCCCTACTTCGACGGCATGACCATGCAGGTCGGTCACGTCGACGACGTGCACGGCGCACGGGTGATGGGCCTGTTCGGCGACTCGATCACCACCGACCACATCTCCCCGGCCGGCAACATCAAGAAGGACTCGCCGGCGGGCCGCTTCCTGCAGGAGCGCGGCGTGCAGCCGGCCGACTTCAACAGCTACGGCAGCCGCCGCGGCAACGATGACGTCATGGTGCGCGGTACGTTCGCCAACATTCGCATCAAGAACCTGATGTTCGGGGGCGAGGAAGGCGGCAACACGCTGTACTTCCCCGCCGGCGGTGGCGAGCCGCAGAAGCTGGCGATCTACGACGCGGCCATGAAGTACAAGGCCGACGGCGTGCCGCTGGTGGTGTTCGCCGGCAAGGAATACGGCACCGGCTCGTCGCGTGACTGGGCGGCCAAGGGCACCAACCTGCTGGGCGTCAAGGCCGTGATCACCGAGAGCTTCGAGCGCATCCACCGCTCCAACCTGGTGGGCATGGGCGTGCTGCCGCTGCAGTTCAAGGCCGGCGAGAACGCGCAGAGCCTGGGCCTGGACGGCTCGGAAACCATCGATATCACCGGCTTGAACGATGGTGCCAGCAAGACGGCCACGGTGACCGCGACCAAGGCCGATGGCACGGCGAAGACCTTCGAGGTCCACGTCATGCTGCTGACGCCGAAGGAAGTGGAGTACTTCAAGCACGGCGGCCTGCTGCAGTACGTGCTGCGCCAACTGGCAGCCAAGGGCTGA
- a CDS encoding AbrB/MazE/SpoVT family DNA-binding domain-containing protein — MEATVAERGQITLPKAVRDALGLTKGTQLKVELDGSRIILRKSVDDAISRARGKFALDGFDSAQAAVDAVRDAE, encoded by the coding sequence ATGGAAGCCACCGTTGCAGAACGCGGACAGATCACCTTGCCCAAGGCGGTCCGCGATGCGCTTGGCCTGACCAAGGGCACCCAGCTGAAAGTGGAACTGGACGGCAGCCGGATCATCCTGCGCAAGAGCGTGGACGACGCGATTTCGCGCGCACGCGGCAAGTTCGCCCTGGATGGCTTCGATTCGGCCCAGGCCGCCGTCGACGCGGTTCGCGACGCCGAGTGA
- a CDS encoding type II toxin-antitoxin system VapC family toxin, giving the protein MIAVDSPVLIELLSNGPQADAVEACLRQSLVGGRVVICGVTLAEICASLRGGAEVQGALEEMGIHFSPLEAKSALRAGEMHRRHRQRGTGRRGLDDFMVGSHALLQCDGLITWNDTFYRDYFKGLKLIVPHA; this is encoded by the coding sequence ATGATTGCCGTTGATTCCCCGGTCCTGATCGAGCTGCTCAGCAACGGGCCCCAGGCCGATGCCGTGGAAGCCTGCCTGCGTCAAAGCCTGGTCGGGGGCCGCGTGGTGATCTGTGGCGTCACCCTGGCCGAGATCTGCGCCTCCCTGCGCGGCGGCGCCGAGGTGCAGGGCGCGCTGGAGGAAATGGGCATCCATTTCAGCCCGCTGGAAGCCAAGTCGGCGTTGCGCGCCGGCGAGATGCACCGCCGCCACCGCCAACGCGGCACCGGCAGGCGCGGGCTGGACGATTTCATGGTCGGGTCGCACGCGCTGCTGCAGTGCGATGGCCTGATCACCTGGAACGATACGTTTTACCGCGACTACTTCAAGGGCCTGAAGCTGATCGTGCCGCACGCTTGA
- the acnB gene encoding bifunctional aconitate hydratase 2/2-methylisocitrate dehydratase has protein sequence MLEAYRHHVAERAALGIPPLPLNAQQTADVIELLKNPPAGEAGFLLDLLTHRVPAGVDDAAKVKASYLAAIALGSEVNPLITRERATELLGTMLGGYNVAPLVQLLDDATVGAIAADALKNTLLVFDAFHDVQEKAKAGNANAQGVLQSWADAEWFTSRPQVPESLTITVLKVTGETNTDDLSPAPDATTRPDIPLHALAMLKNKRDGIEPEEDGKRGPVKFIESLKDKGHLVAYVGDVVGTGSSRKSATNSVLWFTGEDIPFIPNKRFGGVCLGSKIAPIFYNTMEDAGALPIELDVSQMNMGDVIELRPYDGKALKDGAVIAEFKVKSDVLFDEVRAGGRIPLIIGRGLTAKAREALGLAPTDLFRLPMDPPDTGKGFSLAQKMVGRACGLPEGQGMRPGTYCEPKMTSVGSQDTTGPMTRDELKDLACLGFSADLVMQSFCHTAAYPKPVDVKTHHTLPEFISTRGGISLRPGDGVIHSWLNRMLLPDTVGTGGDSHTRFPVGISFPAGSGLVAFAAATGVMPLDMPESVLVRFKGKMQPGVTLRDLVNAIPLYAIKSGLLTVAKAGKKNIFSGRILEIEGLPDLKVEQAFELSDASAERSAAGCSVHLNKEPIIEYLTSNITLLKWMIAEGYQDARSLARRIEKMEAWLANPELLAPDADAEYAAVIEIDLADIHEPIVACPNDPDDVKTLSDVAGAAIDEVFIGSCMTNIGHFRAAAKLLEGKRDIPTKLWVAPPTKMDASELTKEGHYGTFGTAGARMEMPGCSLCMGNQAQVREGATVFSTSTRNFPNRLGRNSNVYLGSAELAAICSRLGRIPTKEEYMADIGVLDASSKDIYRYMNFDQIEDYQDVAKTVAA, from the coding sequence ATGTTGGAAGCCTACCGCCACCACGTAGCCGAGCGCGCCGCGCTTGGCATCCCGCCGCTGCCGCTGAACGCCCAGCAGACGGCCGACGTCATCGAACTGCTGAAGAACCCGCCCGCCGGCGAAGCCGGGTTCCTGCTGGACCTGCTGACCCACCGCGTGCCGGCCGGCGTCGATGACGCGGCCAAGGTCAAGGCCTCGTACCTGGCCGCGATCGCGCTGGGCAGCGAAGTCAATCCGCTGATCACGCGCGAGCGCGCCACCGAGCTGCTGGGCACCATGCTCGGTGGTTACAACGTCGCCCCGCTGGTGCAGCTGCTGGACGACGCCACCGTCGGCGCGATCGCCGCCGATGCGCTGAAGAACACCCTGCTGGTGTTCGATGCCTTCCACGATGTGCAGGAAAAGGCCAAGGCCGGCAACGCGAACGCCCAGGGCGTGCTGCAGAGCTGGGCCGATGCGGAGTGGTTCACCAGCCGCCCGCAGGTGCCCGAGAGCCTGACCATCACCGTGCTCAAGGTGACTGGCGAAACCAACACCGACGACCTGTCGCCGGCCCCGGATGCCACCACCCGCCCGGACATCCCGCTGCACGCCCTGGCGATGCTGAAGAACAAGCGTGATGGCATCGAACCGGAAGAAGACGGCAAGCGCGGCCCGGTCAAGTTCATTGAATCGCTGAAGGACAAGGGCCACCTGGTGGCCTACGTGGGCGACGTGGTCGGTACCGGTTCCAGCCGCAAGTCGGCCACCAACTCGGTGCTGTGGTTCACCGGCGAAGACATTCCGTTCATCCCGAACAAGCGCTTCGGCGGCGTGTGCCTGGGTTCCAAGATCGCCCCGATCTTCTACAACACCATGGAAGACGCCGGTGCGCTGCCGATCGAACTCGACGTGTCGCAGATGAACATGGGCGATGTGATCGAGCTGCGCCCCTACGACGGCAAGGCCCTGAAGGATGGCGCGGTGATCGCCGAGTTCAAGGTCAAGTCCGACGTGCTGTTCGATGAAGTGCGCGCCGGTGGCCGCATTCCGCTGATCATCGGCCGCGGCCTGACCGCCAAGGCGCGTGAAGCGCTGGGCCTGGCCCCGACCGACCTGTTCCGCCTGCCGATGGACCCGCCGGATACCGGCAAGGGCTTCTCGCTGGCGCAGAAGATGGTCGGCCGCGCCTGTGGCCTGCCGGAAGGCCAGGGCATGCGCCCGGGCACCTACTGCGAACCGAAGATGACCTCGGTGGGCTCGCAGGACACCACCGGCCCGATGACCCGTGACGAGCTGAAGGACCTGGCCTGCCTGGGCTTCTCGGCCGACCTGGTGATGCAGTCGTTCTGCCACACCGCCGCGTACCCGAAGCCGGTGGACGTCAAGACCCACCACACGCTGCCGGAGTTCATCTCCACCCGTGGCGGCATCTCGCTGCGCCCGGGCGACGGCGTGATCCACAGCTGGCTCAATCGCATGCTGCTGCCCGACACCGTCGGCACCGGCGGCGACTCGCACACCCGTTTCCCGGTGGGCATTTCGTTCCCGGCCGGCTCGGGCCTGGTCGCCTTCGCGGCCGCCACCGGCGTGATGCCGCTGGACATGCCCGAATCGGTGCTGGTCCGCTTCAAGGGCAAGATGCAGCCGGGCGTGACCCTGCGTGACCTGGTCAACGCGATCCCGCTGTACGCGATCAAGTCGGGCCTGCTGACCGTGGCCAAGGCCGGCAAGAAGAACATCTTCTCCGGTCGCATTCTGGAAATCGAAGGTCTGCCGGACCTGAAGGTCGAGCAGGCGTTCGAACTCTCCGATGCCTCGGCCGAGCGTTCGGCCGCCGGTTGCTCGGTGCACCTGAACAAGGAGCCGATCATCGAGTACCTCACCAGCAACATCACGCTGCTGAAGTGGATGATCGCCGAGGGTTACCAGGACGCCCGTTCGCTGGCGCGTCGCATCGAGAAGATGGAAGCGTGGCTGGCCAACCCGGAGCTGCTGGCCCCGGATGCCGACGCCGAGTACGCCGCCGTCATCGAGATCGACCTGGCCGACATCCACGAGCCGATCGTGGCCTGCCCGAACGATCCGGACGACGTCAAGACGCTGTCGGACGTGGCCGGCGCGGCCATCGATGAAGTCTTCATCGGTTCGTGCATGACCAACATCGGCCACTTCCGTGCGGCGGCCAAGCTGCTGGAAGGCAAGCGCGACATCCCGACCAAGCTGTGGGTGGCCCCGCCCACCAAGATGGATGCCTCGGAGCTGACCAAGGAAGGCCATTACGGCACCTTCGGCACCGCCGGCGCACGCATGGAAATGCCGGGCTGCTCGCTGTGCATGGGCAATCAGGCACAGGTGCGCGAGGGCGCCACGGTGTTCTCGACCTCGACCCGCAACTTCCCGAACCGTCTGGGCCGCAACTCCAACGTGTACCTGGGGTCGGCCGAACTGGCCGCGATCTGCTCGCGTCTGGGTCGCATCCCGACCAAGGAAGAGTACATGGCCGACATCGGCGTGCTGGATGCCAGCAGCAAGGACATCTACCGCTACATGAACTTCGACCAGATCGAGGACTACCAGGACGTGGCCAAGACGGTCGCTGCCTGA